The following are encoded together in the Thermomonas brevis genome:
- a CDS encoding MlaA family lipoprotein — MNRLLTGAALGVLLATAGCASQSPVRDAPAATVEIATPASDATVAVDAAPADAATLPAAPADVATATADAAASPDANVNAGAAATVDADSSAAPTGDDDFAAIYGTDATAGADSADGFAALDPWEPMNRRVHAFNTAIDHGFMRPLARAYVKVLPGPVRTGVSNFFDNLAAPLAFGNLLLQGRPRESVETLGRFLVNTVVGLGGLFDPATKALKMHRHGADFGRTLARWGWHESRYLELPFLGPRTVRDAVGAVGDISMAPMTYVEHDRTRLSLEALWLIDVRSGLLSLDDLRETAPDEYVLTRDAWLARRRYLVGADRSARDEGNEALPAYLLEDEPDTKPETQPQP, encoded by the coding sequence ATGAACCGCCTGCTGACCGGCGCCGCCCTCGGCGTCCTGCTCGCCACCGCCGGCTGCGCCAGCCAATCGCCCGTGCGCGACGCGCCGGCCGCTACTGTCGAAATCGCGACGCCTGCGTCCGATGCGACGGTCGCCGTCGATGCGGCGCCGGCCGACGCGGCCACGCTGCCCGCCGCGCCCGCAGATGTCGCGACTGCGACGGCGGATGCCGCCGCGTCTCCAGACGCCAACGTCAACGCCGGCGCCGCTGCCACGGTCGATGCCGATTCCAGCGCCGCCCCGACCGGCGACGACGACTTCGCCGCCATCTACGGCACCGACGCGACCGCCGGCGCCGACAGCGCCGACGGCTTCGCCGCGCTCGATCCCTGGGAGCCGATGAACCGCCGCGTGCACGCGTTCAACACCGCCATCGACCACGGCTTCATGCGCCCGCTGGCGCGCGCCTACGTGAAGGTCCTGCCCGGCCCGGTGCGCACCGGCGTCAGCAATTTCTTCGACAACCTCGCCGCGCCGCTGGCGTTCGGCAACCTGCTGCTGCAGGGCCGCCCGCGCGAGTCGGTGGAGACGCTGGGCCGCTTCCTGGTCAACACCGTCGTCGGCCTCGGCGGTCTGTTCGACCCCGCCACCAAGGCGCTGAAGATGCACCGCCACGGCGCCGACTTCGGCCGCACCCTGGCGCGCTGGGGCTGGCACGAGTCGCGCTACCTGGAGCTGCCGTTCCTCGGCCCGCGCACCGTGCGCGACGCGGTGGGCGCGGTCGGCGACATCTCGATGGCGCCGATGACCTACGTCGAGCACGACCGCACCCGGCTGTCGCTGGAAGCGCTGTGGCTGATCGACGTGCGCTCCGGACTGCTGTCGCTGGACGACCTGCGCGAAACCGCACCGGACGAATACGTGCTGACCCGCGACGCGTGGCTGGCGCGCCGCCGCTACCTGGTCGGCGCCGACCGCAGCGCCCGCGACGAAGGCAACGAAGCGCTGCCGGCGTATCTGCTGGAAGACGAACCGGACACCAAGCCGGAAACCCAGCCCCAGCCTTGA
- a CDS encoding MlaC/ttg2D family ABC transporter substrate-binding protein: protein MKTLILSVSLALSAPLLALAPLAAQAQQAAATPGQQVVATGGRILSTLQQRRAEFRKNPAALRSFIDGELRGSFDSDYAARLVLGAHGRGASDADIKLFADAMIDNLMQRYGSALLDFEGKPRLRLKSETPLPGGRGVKVSTELLRDNGAAVPVDYLVRNNGGWKIFDVMIEGVSYVQTFRGQFDTPLRQKSIAQVAADLRSGSLQAAGGNGKR from the coding sequence ATGAAGACCCTGATCCTGTCCGTTTCCCTCGCCCTGTCCGCGCCGCTGCTGGCGCTCGCGCCGCTGGCCGCGCAGGCCCAGCAGGCCGCCGCCACGCCGGGCCAGCAGGTGGTCGCCACCGGCGGCCGCATCCTGTCCACCTTGCAGCAGCGCCGCGCCGAGTTCCGCAAGAACCCGGCGGCCCTGCGCAGCTTCATCGACGGCGAACTGCGCGGCAGCTTCGACAGCGACTACGCCGCGCGGCTGGTGCTGGGCGCGCACGGCCGCGGCGCCAGCGACGCCGACATCAAGCTGTTCGCCGACGCGATGATCGACAACCTGATGCAGCGCTACGGCTCGGCCCTGCTCGATTTTGAGGGCAAGCCGCGGCTGCGCTTGAAGTCGGAAACCCCGCTGCCGGGCGGCCGCGGCGTCAAGGTTTCCACCGAACTGCTGCGCGACAACGGCGCCGCCGTGCCGGTGGACTACCTGGTGCGCAACAACGGCGGCTGGAAGATCTTCGACGTGATGATCGAAGGCGTGTCCTACGTGCAGACCTTCCGCGGCCAGTTCGACACGCCGCTGCGGCAGAAGTCGATCGCGCAGGTCGCCGCCGACCTGCGCAGCGGCTCGTTGCAGGCCGCCGGCGGCAATGGCAAGCGCTGA
- the mlaD gene encoding outer membrane lipid asymmetry maintenance protein MlaD codes for MAIRGPRLEFAVGAFLLLALASLLVLAFASTNRQFGGGGDSYPLTARFSSLGQLRLQAPVRIGGVAVGRVAKIDLDPTRFDAVVTLDIQKRYQLPADTSAGIFTSGLLGESYVGLQPGGDPENLKAGEEIAYTQPAVDLIQMVGKYMFGGGGSASAPASKTEPSPTETTP; via the coding sequence ATGGCAATCCGTGGCCCCAGGCTCGAATTCGCGGTCGGCGCGTTTCTGCTGTTGGCGCTGGCATCGCTGTTGGTGCTGGCCTTCGCGTCCACCAACCGCCAGTTCGGCGGCGGCGGCGACAGCTATCCGCTGACCGCGCGCTTCTCCTCGCTCGGCCAGCTGCGCCTGCAGGCGCCGGTGCGCATCGGCGGCGTGGCGGTGGGCCGGGTGGCGAAGATCGACCTCGATCCCACCCGCTTCGACGCGGTGGTGACGCTGGACATCCAGAAGCGCTACCAGCTGCCCGCCGACACCTCCGCCGGCATCTTCACCAGCGGCCTGCTGGGCGAAAGCTACGTCGGCCTGCAGCCCGGCGGCGACCCGGAAAACCTCAAGGCCGGCGAGGAAATCGCCTACACCCAGCCGGCGGTCGACCTGATCCAGATGGTCGGCAAATACATGTTCGGCGGCGGCGGCAGTGCGTCCGCGCCGGCGTCGAAGACCGAACCGTCCCCCACGGAAACCACCCCATGA
- a CDS encoding MlaE family lipid ABC transporter permease subunit, which yields MAFASSLRSLGRSGLFALSVLRASKPDADFFAELVKEIYKVGARSLPIIVVGGAFVGLVLTLQGYRTLATFGASDALSTLLGLSLYRELGPVLTALLFIGRAGSSIAAELGLMRATDQIKALELMAIDPLAKAVAPRFWAAILCVPLLTGFFCSLAIAASWFEAVRVLGLDNGTFWSALQNSVDAWDDFGVALLKSAVFGGTSALVAAYAGFHAEPTIEGTSVATTRAVVNASLLVLMLNFVMSALLFK from the coding sequence ATGGCCTTCGCGTCCTCCCTGCGCTCGCTGGGGCGCTCCGGCCTGTTCGCGCTGTCGGTGCTGCGCGCGTCGAAGCCGGACGCCGACTTCTTCGCCGAGCTGGTGAAGGAGATCTACAAAGTCGGCGCGCGCTCGCTGCCGATCATCGTGGTCGGCGGCGCCTTCGTCGGGCTGGTGCTGACCTTGCAGGGCTACCGCACGCTGGCGACCTTCGGCGCCTCGGATGCGCTTTCGACGCTGTTGGGCCTGTCGCTGTACCGCGAGCTGGGCCCGGTGCTGACCGCGCTGCTGTTCATCGGCCGCGCCGGCAGCTCGATCGCCGCCGAACTCGGCCTGATGCGCGCCACCGACCAGATCAAGGCGCTGGAGCTGATGGCGATCGACCCGTTGGCGAAGGCGGTGGCGCCGCGCTTCTGGGCGGCGATCCTGTGCGTGCCGCTGCTGACCGGCTTCTTCTGCTCGCTGGCGATCGCGGCCAGCTGGTTCGAGGCGGTGCGCGTGCTCGGCCTCGACAACGGCACGTTCTGGTCGGCGCTGCAGAACAGCGTGGATGCGTGGGACGACTTCGGCGTGGCGCTGCTGAAGTCGGCGGTGTTCGGCGGCACCTCGGCGCTGGTCGCCGCGTATGCCGGCTTCCACGCCGAACCCACCATCGAAGGCACCTCGGTCGCGACCACCCGCGCGGTGGTCAACGCCTCGCTGCTGGTGCTGATGCTCAATTTCGTGATGTCGGCGCTGTTGTTCAAGTAA
- a CDS encoding ATP-binding cassette domain-containing protein encodes MPASSAIAVRLSSVRLDRGGRTILRGLDLDIPQGSMTAVLGPSGTGKSTLLAAITGELVPTEGHIEVFGAEVPRTARGLLEMRKRLGVLLQGNGLLTDLTVAENVALPLHAHARLPDADVQRIVLEKLDAVGLRAAADLYPRELSGGMARRAALARALALDPPLLLCDEPLTGLDPIASSVIMQLLRRLNQTLGLTCIVISHHVRETLPVCDQAVVIANGGVAFSGTPDALEASDDPLLRQFLNGDAEGPINFEGAPPAREAA; translated from the coding sequence ATGCCCGCTTCGTCCGCCATCGCCGTGCGCCTGTCGTCCGTCCGCCTCGACCGCGGCGGGCGCACCATCCTGCGCGGGCTCGACCTGGACATCCCGCAGGGCAGCATGACCGCCGTGCTGGGGCCCTCCGGCACCGGCAAGTCCACGCTGCTGGCGGCGATCACCGGCGAACTGGTGCCGACGGAAGGCCATATCGAGGTGTTCGGCGCCGAAGTGCCGCGCACCGCGCGCGGGCTGCTGGAGATGCGCAAGCGCCTGGGCGTGCTGCTGCAGGGCAACGGCCTGCTGACCGATCTCACCGTGGCCGAAAACGTAGCGCTGCCGCTGCACGCGCACGCCCGCCTGCCGGATGCGGACGTCCAGCGCATCGTGCTGGAAAAGCTCGATGCCGTGGGCCTGCGCGCCGCCGCCGACCTGTACCCGCGCGAGCTGTCCGGCGGCATGGCCCGCCGCGCCGCGCTGGCGCGTGCGCTGGCGCTCGACCCGCCGCTGCTGCTCTGCGACGAGCCGCTGACCGGCCTCGACCCGATCGCCTCCAGCGTGATCATGCAGCTGCTGCGCAGGCTCAACCAGACGCTGGGCCTGACCTGCATCGTCATCAGCCATCACGTCCGCGAAACCCTGCCGGTCTGCGACCAGGCGGTGGTGATCGCCAACGGCGGCGTCGCCTTCTCCGGCACGCCCGATGCGCTGGAAGCCAGCGACGATCCGCTGCTGCGCCAGTTCCTCAACGGCGACGCCGAAGGCCCGATCAATTTCGAGGGCGCGCCGCCGGCGCGGGAGGCCGCCTGA
- the recC gene encoding exodeoxyribonuclease V subunit gamma has protein sequence MPAASDFRLYHSNALDVLAELLADELRRPAPGQPLLAPDIVLIPQVAMRRWLQATLAQRHGIAANLEFLTPGEFVARALDANLGKAPDDLDAAGLHWRLYAALADPALLANPALAQIAAHVADDPARPWTLAAELAGVFGKYQAWRRDWLLRWEGGADPDDPQAILWRHVAGGRAHRARRIQQYLARFDDGAALPAGLPARLFAFAILNVSPDVLRVIATQARVGTLHFYLPTPTRGYWGDLQARGAQDDADDAGENPLLRDWGAAGRDFMALLGSEDAVRPSGEIDACVDPEQAQGGAGDSLLHRMQADLFHRRAAPPSPRAGVDLDDPSLQFHACHTRLRELQVLHDRLRALLEDERFDPPLQPRDIAVLAPDIDPYLPCLDAVFGAPGDAIPYAVADASPLQHEPLADVFLRLLALPVARFGLEETLDLLASPPLADAAGLDAAAFERLHGWLHAAGARWGLDAAHRARLGAPADDACTWQFALDRLLLGHASGSDDDIAGVAPWSELEGGALDALDRLLRLLRELARRERQFGRAMPPAQWRESLLRLLDALLPKPPASASAQRALERLRKLIDEFAKQAEAAGFSGDVPVEAVRAHFAQVLGDADTRAPLLTGGVSFARMVPMRLLPFRVICLLGMNDGDFPRRDPAAGLNRLTAELGSDRRRPGDRSTRDDDRYLFLQLFAAAQDVFYVSWLGADPRDGSVREPSALVSELLAAAGAQHADPASARKQLVLRHPLQPFSPAAFGGDGDPRRFSYRRQWHPAAGRLSGARGRLPPWMDAGSELAASGEPERELSLDALRRFLLAPAEQFLRQRLQLRLPDIEGVAEDIEPLQAPERGLERAQLQRAVFDQLLAGRDVDAMAATLRARAQLPSGPLGRRVLEGAVRDIAPYADAFARWRGDAAAVSQPLEVAIDGLRLHGRLNDVWPQGIARLQFGKPGGRNAIRDGLDWLLACAAGFDAPFVEFQERKDGGIGPHPRDAISREVAIDALRALLALRGEGLRRPLPFAPYCAWELFAQRDDVARGLREAAKKWRGAGNGGWAEGDGEALRLALRGRDPFADAASLREFARVAGLVYGAVTEGAPASIDIGDADAPDDDAEDAA, from the coding sequence ATGCCGGCCGCCTCCGACTTCCGCCTCTACCACTCCAACGCGCTGGACGTGCTGGCGGAGCTATTGGCCGACGAGCTGCGCCGGCCCGCGCCCGGCCAGCCGCTGCTGGCGCCGGACATCGTGCTGATCCCGCAGGTGGCGATGCGCCGCTGGCTGCAGGCGACGCTGGCGCAGCGCCACGGCATCGCCGCCAATCTCGAGTTCCTCACCCCCGGCGAATTCGTCGCCCGCGCGCTGGACGCCAACCTTGGCAAGGCGCCAGACGACCTCGATGCCGCCGGCCTGCACTGGCGCCTGTACGCCGCGCTGGCCGATCCCGCGCTGCTGGCGAACCCGGCGCTGGCGCAGATCGCCGCGCACGTGGCCGATGATCCGGCCCGGCCGTGGACGCTGGCCGCCGAGCTGGCCGGCGTGTTCGGCAAATACCAGGCGTGGCGCCGCGACTGGCTGCTGCGCTGGGAGGGCGGCGCCGACCCCGACGACCCGCAGGCGATCCTGTGGCGCCATGTCGCCGGCGGCCGCGCGCATCGCGCCCGCCGCATCCAGCAGTACCTCGCCCGCTTCGACGACGGCGCCGCCCTGCCCGCCGGCCTGCCGGCGCGGCTGTTCGCCTTCGCCATCCTCAACGTCTCGCCGGACGTGCTGCGGGTGATCGCCACCCAGGCGCGTGTCGGCACGCTGCACTTCTACCTGCCGACGCCGACGCGCGGCTACTGGGGCGACCTGCAGGCGCGCGGCGCGCAGGACGACGCGGACGATGCCGGTGAGAACCCGCTGCTGCGCGACTGGGGCGCGGCCGGCCGCGACTTCATGGCATTGCTCGGCAGCGAGGACGCGGTGCGGCCCTCGGGCGAAATCGACGCCTGCGTGGATCCCGAGCAGGCGCAGGGCGGCGCGGGCGACAGCCTGCTGCACCGCATGCAGGCCGATTTGTTCCACCGTCGCGCCGCACCGCCGTCGCCGCGTGCCGGCGTCGATCTCGACGATCCCAGCCTGCAATTCCACGCCTGCCATACCCGCCTGCGCGAACTGCAGGTGCTGCACGACCGCCTGCGCGCGCTGCTCGAAGACGAGCGCTTCGACCCGCCGCTGCAACCGCGCGACATCGCCGTGCTCGCTCCCGACATCGATCCCTACCTGCCCTGCCTCGACGCCGTGTTCGGCGCACCCGGCGACGCCATCCCCTATGCCGTGGCCGACGCCAGCCCGCTGCAGCACGAACCGCTGGCCGATGTGTTCCTGCGCCTGCTGGCGCTGCCGGTGGCGCGCTTCGGGCTGGAGGAAACGCTGGACCTGCTCGCCAGCCCGCCGCTGGCCGACGCGGCCGGCCTGGACGCCGCCGCCTTCGAGCGCCTGCACGGCTGGCTGCACGCCGCCGGCGCGCGCTGGGGGCTGGACGCCGCGCACCGCGCGCGGCTGGGCGCGCCGGCCGACGACGCCTGCACCTGGCAGTTCGCGCTCGATCGCTTGCTGCTGGGCCACGCCAGCGGCAGCGACGACGACATCGCCGGCGTCGCGCCGTGGAGCGAGCTGGAAGGCGGCGCGCTGGACGCGCTGGACCGCCTGCTGCGGCTGCTGCGCGAGTTGGCCCGCCGCGAACGCCAGTTCGGCCGGGCGATGCCGCCGGCGCAGTGGCGCGAATCGCTGCTGCGCCTGCTCGACGCGCTGCTGCCGAAACCACCGGCCTCGGCCTCCGCCCAGCGCGCGCTTGAACGGTTGCGCAAGCTGATCGACGAGTTCGCCAAACAGGCGGAAGCCGCAGGCTTCAGCGGCGACGTGCCGGTGGAAGCGGTGCGCGCGCACTTCGCGCAGGTGCTGGGCGACGCCGACACCCGTGCGCCGCTGCTCACCGGCGGCGTCAGCTTCGCGCGGATGGTGCCGATGCGGCTGCTGCCGTTCCGCGTCATCTGCCTGCTCGGCATGAACGACGGCGACTTCCCGCGCCGCGATCCCGCCGCCGGCCTCAACCGCCTGACCGCCGAGCTCGGCAGCGACCGCCGCCGCCCCGGCGACCGCAGCACCCGCGACGACGACCGCTACCTGTTCCTGCAACTGTTCGCCGCCGCGCAGGACGTGTTCTACGTGAGCTGGCTGGGCGCCGATCCGCGCGACGGCAGCGTGCGCGAACCGTCCGCGCTGGTGTCCGAGCTGCTGGCCGCCGCCGGCGCGCAGCACGCCGATCCCGCCAGCGCGCGGAAGCAGCTGGTGCTGCGGCATCCGCTGCAACCGTTCTCGCCCGCCGCGTTCGGCGGCGACGGCGATCCGCGCCGCTTCAGCTACCGCCGCCAGTGGCATCCGGCCGCCGGCCGCCTGTCCGGCGCGCGCGGCAGGTTGCCGCCATGGATGGACGCCGGCAGCGAACTGGCAGCGTCCGGCGAACCCGAGCGCGAGCTTTCGCTAGACGCCTTGCGCCGCTTCCTGTTGGCGCCGGCCGAACAATTCCTGCGCCAGCGCCTGCAGCTACGCCTGCCGGACATCGAAGGCGTGGCCGAGGACATCGAACCCTTGCAGGCGCCGGAGCGCGGATTGGAGCGCGCGCAGCTGCAACGCGCGGTGTTCGACCAGCTGCTGGCCGGCCGCGACGTCGATGCGATGGCGGCGACGCTGCGCGCCCGTGCACAGCTGCCGTCCGGCCCGCTGGGTCGGCGCGTGCTGGAAGGCGCGGTGCGCGACATCGCGCCGTACGCCGACGCGTTCGCGCGCTGGCGCGGCGATGCGGCGGCGGTTTCGCAGCCGCTGGAGGTCGCGATCGACGGCCTGCGCCTGCACGGCCGCCTCAATGACGTGTGGCCGCAGGGCATCGCGCGGCTGCAGTTCGGCAAGCCGGGCGGGCGCAACGCGATCCGCGACGGCCTCGACTGGCTGCTGGCCTGCGCGGCCGGGTTCGACGCGCCGTTCGTCGAGTTCCAGGAACGCAAGGACGGCGGCATCGGCCCGCATCCGCGCGACGCGATTTCCCGCGAGGTCGCCATCGACGCCCTGCGCGCGCTGCTGGCGTTGCGCGGCGAGGGATTGCGCCGGCCGCTGCCGTTCGCGCCGTACTGCGCATGGGAGCTGTTCGCCCAGCGCGACGACGTGGCGCGCGGCCTGCGCGAGGCGGCGAAGAAATGGCGCGGCGCCGGCAACGGCGGCTGGGCCGAAGGCGACGGCGAAGCGCTGCGCCTCGCCCTGCGCGGGCGCGATCCGTTCGCCGATGCGGCTTCGCTGCGCGAGTTCGCCCGCGTCGCCGGCCTCGTCTACGGCGCGGTGACGGAAGGCGCGCCCGCGTCCATCGACATCGGCGATGCCGACGCACCCGACGACGACGCGGAGGACGCCGCATGA
- the recB gene encoding exodeoxyribonuclease V subunit beta — MSAPDPHLPDPYLGVPLDGVQLVEASAGTGKTYTLATLVTRLVVERRLRIGQILAVTFTEAATQELRKRIRERLQLTLDLLDAPPRADEPAEAALTRALLHAHRQRGEESDAALRRRLRQAVVDIDLAAIFTIHGFCARVLREHALDTGHGFDAPELLANERELREEVAADLWRAHAQDAADADDLLALWPQGYRALAKDLRALLGREPLLLPDAPLPPDPLPRVQAAGQALADAFHAQGEAFFDALAAAIDADVMNRNSYRQEWLADLRGWLCGFAADAASVAEAHPKLEKLTTEALEKGTKAAHKGKTPASPLCALIPPYLDAVQARADYLARRRAALLHRLRAAAQARMTTLKRQRRVQTYDDLIEQVADALAGPHGELLAQRLRAQYAVALVDEFQDTDAHQWAIFARVFGHDGGAPSLFLIGDPKQAIYGFRGGDVHTYLDAGERAKRAPPLARNFRSRPLLLAALDALYAQAGEHAFVDARIRFHPLDAGDARSDTDYLCDAAVAPALTVWRAPDSGEFDAKGKPKAWSAPRSRELATQACVAAIHDVLTAARHGKATLAGEPVQPGDIAVLVRSHNEATLVQQALALAGIPAVAAGKQSLFATIEARDLHVLLLALLHGGDEGRLRAALGTVLVGVDAAGIDALEHDGERQRRWQLQAQHWRDRLRGGGPLALVGELCADNAERLLALLDGERRISNYLQLAELLQEAQAQALGLQGLVDWLGRRIADADPDDEAQQLRLESDARRVQIVTLHKSKGLEYPLVFLPFVGIGGGERAPGNLCAVHDGASGRRRLHWKFETLPDAAWKDACDAWKAEQRAEDARLLYVGLTRAKHALWLATGPFHQHAGTPLAKMLGDPAALAAVGVIIDATPPPEQLPRLPLAAEAAIAPARTATRALHADWWVHSFSQLAKAEAGDASSAATLPAPGGNDEPDLAEGTGETEAFDSRFAGNRYGVALHAALEHADFAAWRGWQAGDAAPGEQAGIIADALGGEGYAEDAMADGIALTTRLIGHTLTVALPEGVRLSNVPVDERRPEIEFQFALQPTRVDALLDLLHAHGVVRDRHGFGLRQRLEGLMTGLIDLTYRVDGKWYVLDYKSNRLPGYDAASLQRAMAHSEYDLQALIYTLALHRWLRFRLGDGYDYARDFGGIRYLFCRGLDAGVAASPGIHAQRFAPELVHELDALFGSEKPLSPRERGWGEGSAKPKEVQA; from the coding sequence ATGAGCGCGCCCGATCCGCATCTGCCCGATCCCTATCTGGGCGTTCCGCTCGACGGCGTGCAGCTGGTCGAAGCCAGCGCCGGCACCGGCAAGACCTACACCCTCGCCACGCTGGTCACGCGATTGGTGGTGGAGCGCCGTTTGCGCATCGGCCAGATCCTCGCGGTGACCTTCACCGAAGCGGCCACGCAGGAACTGCGCAAGCGCATCCGCGAACGCCTGCAGCTCACCCTCGACCTGCTCGACGCGCCGCCGCGCGCCGACGAACCGGCGGAAGCGGCGCTGACCCGCGCCCTGCTGCACGCGCACCGCCAACGCGGCGAGGAATCCGACGCCGCGCTGCGCCGCCGCCTGCGCCAGGCGGTGGTGGACATCGACCTGGCCGCGATCTTCACCATCCACGGCTTCTGCGCGCGCGTATTGCGCGAACACGCGCTGGACACCGGCCACGGTTTCGACGCGCCGGAGCTGCTGGCGAACGAGCGCGAACTGCGCGAGGAGGTCGCCGCCGACCTGTGGCGCGCGCATGCGCAGGACGCGGCGGACGCCGACGACCTGCTGGCGCTGTGGCCGCAGGGCTACCGCGCGCTGGCGAAGGATCTGCGCGCGCTGCTGGGCCGCGAACCGCTGTTGCTGCCGGACGCGCCGCTGCCACCCGATCCGCTGCCGCGCGTGCAGGCGGCGGGGCAGGCGCTGGCCGATGCGTTCCACGCGCAGGGCGAGGCGTTCTTCGATGCGTTGGCGGCCGCCATCGATGCGGACGTGATGAACCGCAACAGCTATCGCCAGGAGTGGCTTGCCGATCTCCGTGGTTGGCTTTGCGGTTTCGCGGCGGATGCGGCGAGCGTCGCGGAAGCGCATCCCAAGCTGGAGAAACTGACGACGGAAGCGCTGGAGAAAGGCACCAAGGCCGCCCACAAGGGCAAGACGCCCGCCTCGCCGCTGTGCGCGCTGATCCCGCCCTACCTCGACGCCGTGCAGGCGCGCGCCGACTACCTCGCGCGCCGCCGCGCCGCCCTGCTGCACCGACTGCGCGCCGCCGCGCAGGCGCGCATGACCACGCTCAAGCGCCAGCGCCGCGTGCAGACCTACGACGACCTGATCGAACAGGTGGCCGATGCGCTGGCCGGCCCGCACGGCGAGCTGCTGGCGCAGCGCCTGCGCGCGCAGTACGCGGTCGCGCTGGTGGACGAATTCCAGGACACCGACGCGCACCAGTGGGCGATTTTCGCGCGCGTGTTCGGCCACGATGGCGGCGCGCCGTCGCTGTTCCTGATCGGCGATCCCAAGCAGGCCATCTACGGCTTCCGCGGCGGCGACGTGCACACCTATCTGGACGCCGGCGAACGCGCCAAGCGTGCGCCGCCGCTGGCGCGCAACTTCCGCTCGCGGCCGCTGCTGCTGGCGGCGCTCGACGCGCTGTACGCGCAGGCCGGCGAGCACGCCTTCGTCGATGCGCGCATCCGCTTCCATCCGCTCGACGCCGGCGACGCACGCAGCGATACCGATTACCTGTGCGATGCCGCCGTCGCTCCCGCGTTGACCGTATGGCGCGCGCCGGACAGCGGCGAGTTCGACGCCAAGGGCAAGCCGAAGGCCTGGAGCGCACCGCGCTCGCGCGAACTCGCCACGCAGGCCTGCGTGGCCGCGATCCACGACGTGCTGACCGCCGCGCGCCACGGCAAGGCGACGCTGGCCGGCGAGCCCGTACAGCCCGGTGACATCGCCGTGCTGGTGCGCTCGCACAACGAAGCGACGCTGGTGCAGCAGGCGCTGGCGCTGGCCGGTATCCCCGCCGTCGCGGCCGGCAAGCAGAGCCTGTTCGCCACCATTGAGGCGCGCGACCTGCATGTCCTGCTGCTGGCCCTGCTGCACGGCGGCGACGAGGGCCGCCTGCGCGCCGCGCTGGGCACCGTGCTGGTCGGCGTGGACGCGGCCGGCATCGACGCGCTGGAGCACGACGGCGAGCGCCAGCGCCGCTGGCAATTGCAGGCGCAGCACTGGCGCGACCGCCTGCGCGGCGGCGGTCCGCTGGCGCTGGTCGGCGAGCTGTGCGCGGACAACGCCGAACGCCTGCTGGCGCTGCTCGATGGCGAACGCCGGATCAGCAATTACCTGCAACTGGCCGAACTGCTGCAGGAAGCGCAGGCGCAGGCGCTCGGCCTGCAAGGACTGGTGGACTGGCTGGGCCGGCGCATCGCCGACGCCGATCCCGACGACGAAGCGCAGCAGCTGCGGCTGGAATCGGACGCGCGCCGCGTGCAGATCGTCACCCTGCACAAGAGCAAGGGCCTGGAATACCCGCTGGTGTTCCTGCCGTTCGTCGGCATCGGCGGCGGCGAACGCGCGCCCGGCAACCTCTGCGCGGTGCACGACGGCGCCAGCGGGCGTCGCCGCCTGCACTGGAAATTCGAGACCCTGCCCGATGCGGCATGGAAGGACGCCTGCGACGCCTGGAAGGCCGAACAGCGCGCCGAGGACGCGCGCCTGCTCTACGTCGGCCTGACCCGCGCCAAGCACGCGCTGTGGCTCGCCACCGGCCCGTTCCACCAGCACGCCGGCACGCCGCTGGCGAAGATGCTGGGCGATCCCGCCGCGCTCGCCGCCGTTGGCGTCATCATCGACGCCACGCCGCCGCCGGAACAGCTGCCGCGCCTGCCGCTCGCCGCCGAAGCCGCCATCGCGCCCGCGCGCACCGCCACCCGCGCGCTGCACGCCGACTGGTGGGTGCACAGCTTCAGCCAGCTGGCGAAGGCGGAAGCGGGCGATGCCAGCAGCGCCGCCACCCTGCCCGCGCCTGGCGGCAACGACGAACCCGATCTCGCCGAAGGGACGGGCGAGACCGAAGCCTTCGACTCCCGCTTCGCCGGCAACCGCTACGGCGTCGCCCTGCACGCCGCGCTGGAACATGCCGACTTCGCCGCGTGGCGCGGCTGGCAGGCCGGTGATGCCGCGCCGGGCGAGCAGGCCGGCATCATCGCCGACGCGCTGGGCGGGGAAGGCTACGCCGAGGACGCAATGGCGGACGGCATCGCGCTGACCACGCGCCTGATCGGCCACACGCTCACCGTCGCGCTGCCCGAAGGCGTGCGCCTGAGCAACGTGCCGGTGGACGAGCGCCGCCCGGAAATCGAGTTCCAGTTCGCCCTGCAACCCACCCGCGTGGACGCCCTGCTCGACCTGCTGCACGCGCATGGCGTGGTGCGCGACCGCCACGGCTTCGGCCTGCGCCAGCGGCTGGAAGGGCTGATGACCGGGCTGATCGACCTGACCTACCGCGTCGATGGCAAGTGGTACGTGCTGGACTACAAATCCAACCGCCTGCCCGGCTACGACGCCGCATCGCTGCAGCGCGCGATGGCGCACAGCGAATACGACCTGCAGGCGCTGATCTACACCCTCGCCCTGCACCGCTGGCTGCGCTTCCGGCTGGGCGACGGCTACGACTACGCGCGCGACTTCGGCGGCATCCGTTACCTGTTCTGCCGCGGCCTCGACGCCGGCGTTGCCGCGTCGCCCGGCATCCACGCGCAGCGCTTCGCGCCCGAGTTGGTGCACGAGCTTGACGCATTGTTCGGCTCCGAAAAGCCCCTCTCCCCTCGGGAGAGGGGTTGGGGTGAGGGTTCGGCAAAACCGAAGGAGGTTCAAGCATGA